In the genome of Lacerta agilis isolate rLacAgi1 chromosome 2, rLacAgi1.pri, whole genome shotgun sequence, one region contains:
- the LOC117042923 gene encoding epididymal secretory protein 4-like, whose product MIAVLLLVFGLTPAYIFHVSADLPAYPNFDPQKTVGKWHPIGMATKSPELTEYEQRISPMDHTVVVSDGDMKLTAYYMSDGVCKESILTLKHTEQPGIFEVPDGEVHIIDVDYEKYVIFQLKKPAHEALLLSARGSEVGDDIKEKFKKLVLEEKYPEAHIKYFNVEQCTPKAA is encoded by the exons ATGattgctgtgctgctgttggtGTTCGGACTGACCCCTGCCTACATATTTCATGTCAGTGCTGACCTCCCTGCGTACCCGAACTTTGACCCCCAAAAG ACGGTCGGGAAGTGGCACCCCATCGGGATGGCTACCAAGTCACCTGAGTTGACTGAGTATGAGCAGAGAATATCACCGATGGACCACACGGTGGTGGTTTCAGATGGAGATATGAAACTCACCGCTTATTATATGTC GGATGGTGTCTGCAAAGAATCAATTCTTACATTAAAACACACGGAGCAACCTGGTATATTCGAAGTTCCCG ATGGTGAAGTTCATATCATAGATGTTGATTATGAAAAGTATGTCATTTTTCAATTGAAGAAGCCTGCTCATGAGGCCCTGCTTCTGTCTG CTAGGGGATCGGAAGTGGGAGATGACATCAAAGAAAAATTCAAGAAATTAGTCTTGGAGGAAAAATATCCTGAGGCACACATCAAATACTTCAACGTCG AACAATGCACTCCAAAAGCTGCTTAA